A region from the Anoplolepis gracilipes chromosome 2, ASM4749672v1, whole genome shotgun sequence genome encodes:
- the LOC140662873 gene encoding uncharacterized protein isoform X7 produces MSDTSDSSKQENYKRATIGNIFTSTPIDNAPTKRRYYTSSLSRIGTSSSSGDRIEGKSDSQIAKKPVKKRKNVSKNKSKKDKEKVISLNDTKQVTSTEWATESEESIKEVLSASRESIPKENDVSINLFDDPCTPEKIRDAPITCESPLHESDSPILFSSRRFRSAIKRYNIASDKLLPVNIPSSEVWNSKETDLEDEIILNRTNNVKTYTDSTEKHAGFNAKKNSPNSLGIFWNATYPPECLSLSDLLWEEFVKKNREEMPQSIIASVSTQLSARKYNSEFLRKYPDIPPKFLDDSDPAGTICIQMHSDKDSRKWVHIFIF; encoded by the exons ATGTCAGATACGTCTGATTCATCTAAGCAAGAAAACTATAAACGTGCTACCATCGGTAATATATTCACAAGTACACCAATCGACAATGCACCCACAAAAAGGCGTTATTATACTTCGTCTTTATCTCGAATCGGTACGAGTTCTTCAAGCGGAGACAGGATCGAAGGCAAATCAGACTCGCAGATAGCAA AGAAGccagtaaaaaaaagaaaaaatgtttcgaaaaataaaagtaaaaaagataagGAAAAGGTGATTTCATTGAATGATACTAAACAAGTAACGAGTACCGAATGGGCCACCGAATCGGAAGAGTCCATCAAGGAAGTTTTATCAGCTTCAAGAGAATCTATCCCGAAGGAAAACGatgtttctataaatttgTTCGACGATCCGTGTACGCCGGAGAAAATTCGGGACGCACCGATTACGTGTGAATCCCCTCTGCACGAATCCGACTCACCAATTCTATTTTCATCTAGAAGATTTCGTTCAgctattaaaagatataatatcgCGTCCGATAAATTGTTACCGGTGAATATACCATCGTCGGAAGTATGGAATTCAAAGGAAACGGATTTGGAAGATGAAATAATACtca atCGCACAAACAACGTGAAAACATATACAGATTCTACAGAAAAACACGCAGGATttaacgcaaaaaaaaattcaccaAATTCGTTAGGAATTTTTTGGAACGCCACATATCCTCCGGAATGCTTATCATTGAGCGATTTACTGTGGGAGGAGTTTGTGAAAAAGAATCGCGAAGAGATGCCTCAATCTATAATAGCATCAGTTTCCACGCAATTATCAGCTAGAAAGTACAACTCGGAGTTTTTGCGCAAATATCCTGATATTCCTCCGAAATTTCTAGATGATTCAGATCCAGCAGGAACGATTTGCATTCAAATGCACTCAGACAAAGATTCGCGAAAATGG gtacatatatttatattctaa
- the LOC140662873 gene encoding uncharacterized protein isoform X3, with protein sequence MSDTSDSSKQENYKRATIGNIFTSTPIDNAPTKRRYYTSSLSRIGTSSSSGDRIEGKSDSQIAKKPVKKRKNVSKNKSKKDKEKVISLNDTKQVTSTEWATESEESIKEVLSASRESIPKENDVSINLFDDPCTPEKIRDAPITCESPLHESDSPILFSSRRFRSAIKRYNIASDKLLPVNIPSSEVWNSKETDLEDEIILNRTNNVKTYTDSTEKHAGFNAKKNSPNSLGIFWNATYPPECLSLSDLLWEEFVKKNREEMPQSIIASVSTQLSARKYNSEFLRKYPDIPPKFLDDSDPAGTICIQMHSDKDSRKWVTMTKLIYITLVLSIIYVSRSSQVKVTCGKKDSNDIKTDASEPQKETSKDYRKTLLNNTLKNISNTVKNINKTLKNIIKKQKDRMKNFEMDKIYINIIMDKSSIKYVSLRNRK encoded by the exons ATGTCAGATACGTCTGATTCATCTAAGCAAGAAAACTATAAACGTGCTACCATCGGTAATATATTCACAAGTACACCAATCGACAATGCACCCACAAAAAGGCGTTATTATACTTCGTCTTTATCTCGAATCGGTACGAGTTCTTCAAGCGGAGACAGGATCGAAGGCAAATCAGACTCGCAGATAGCAA AGAAGccagtaaaaaaaagaaaaaatgtttcgaaaaataaaagtaaaaaagataagGAAAAGGTGATTTCATTGAATGATACTAAACAAGTAACGAGTACCGAATGGGCCACCGAATCGGAAGAGTCCATCAAGGAAGTTTTATCAGCTTCAAGAGAATCTATCCCGAAGGAAAACGatgtttctataaatttgTTCGACGATCCGTGTACGCCGGAGAAAATTCGGGACGCACCGATTACGTGTGAATCCCCTCTGCACGAATCCGACTCACCAATTCTATTTTCATCTAGAAGATTTCGTTCAgctattaaaagatataatatcgCGTCCGATAAATTGTTACCGGTGAATATACCATCGTCGGAAGTATGGAATTCAAAGGAAACGGATTTGGAAGATGAAATAATACtca atCGCACAAACAACGTGAAAACATATACAGATTCTACAGAAAAACACGCAGGATttaacgcaaaaaaaaattcaccaAATTCGTTAGGAATTTTTTGGAACGCCACATATCCTCCGGAATGCTTATCATTGAGCGATTTACTGTGGGAGGAGTTTGTGAAAAAGAATCGCGAAGAGATGCCTCAATCTATAATAGCATCAGTTTCCACGCAATTATCAGCTAGAAAGTACAACTCGGAGTTTTTGCGCAAATATCCTGATATTCCTCCGAAATTTCTAGATGATTCAGATCCAGCAGGAACGATTTGCATTCAAATGCACTCAGACAAAGATTCGCGAAAATGGGTAAC gATGACAAAActcatatatattacgttagTCCTCTCTATTATCTATGTAAGCAGAAGCAGTCAAGTTAAAGTAACATGTGGCAAGAAAGATAGCAATGACATTAAAACTGATGCGTCCGAACCTCAGAAAGAAACAAGCAAGGATTATAGAAAAACATTGCTTAATAACACTCTCAAAAACATTAGTAACactgtcaaaaatattaataaaactttgaaaaacattattaaaaaacagaaagatcgtatgaaaaactttgaaatggacaaaatatatataaacataataatggACAAAtcaagtataaaatatgtaag TTTAAGAAACAGAAAATAG
- the LOC140662873 gene encoding uncharacterized protein isoform X4: MSDTSDSSKQENYKRATIGNIFTSTPIDNAPTKRRYYTSSLSRIGTSSSSGDRIEGKSDSQIAKKPVKKRKNVSKNKSKKDKEKVISLNDTKQVTSTEWATESEESIKEVLSASRESIPKENDVSINLFDDPCTPEKIRDAPITCESPLHESDSPILFSSRRFRSAIKRYNIASDKLLPVNIPSSEVWNSKETDLEDEIILNRTNNVKTYTDSTEKHAGFNAKKNSPNSLGIFWNATYPPECLSLSDLLWEEFVKKNREEMPQSIIASVSTQLSARKYNSEFLRKYPDIPPKFLDDSDPAGTICIQMHSDKDSRKWVTMTKLIYITLVLSIIYVSRSSQVKVTCGKKDSNDIKTDASEPQKETSKDYRKTLLNNTLKNISNTVKNINKTLKNIIKKQKDRMKNFEMDKIYINIIMDKSSIKYVRKKT; this comes from the exons ATGTCAGATACGTCTGATTCATCTAAGCAAGAAAACTATAAACGTGCTACCATCGGTAATATATTCACAAGTACACCAATCGACAATGCACCCACAAAAAGGCGTTATTATACTTCGTCTTTATCTCGAATCGGTACGAGTTCTTCAAGCGGAGACAGGATCGAAGGCAAATCAGACTCGCAGATAGCAA AGAAGccagtaaaaaaaagaaaaaatgtttcgaaaaataaaagtaaaaaagataagGAAAAGGTGATTTCATTGAATGATACTAAACAAGTAACGAGTACCGAATGGGCCACCGAATCGGAAGAGTCCATCAAGGAAGTTTTATCAGCTTCAAGAGAATCTATCCCGAAGGAAAACGatgtttctataaatttgTTCGACGATCCGTGTACGCCGGAGAAAATTCGGGACGCACCGATTACGTGTGAATCCCCTCTGCACGAATCCGACTCACCAATTCTATTTTCATCTAGAAGATTTCGTTCAgctattaaaagatataatatcgCGTCCGATAAATTGTTACCGGTGAATATACCATCGTCGGAAGTATGGAATTCAAAGGAAACGGATTTGGAAGATGAAATAATACtca atCGCACAAACAACGTGAAAACATATACAGATTCTACAGAAAAACACGCAGGATttaacgcaaaaaaaaattcaccaAATTCGTTAGGAATTTTTTGGAACGCCACATATCCTCCGGAATGCTTATCATTGAGCGATTTACTGTGGGAGGAGTTTGTGAAAAAGAATCGCGAAGAGATGCCTCAATCTATAATAGCATCAGTTTCCACGCAATTATCAGCTAGAAAGTACAACTCGGAGTTTTTGCGCAAATATCCTGATATTCCTCCGAAATTTCTAGATGATTCAGATCCAGCAGGAACGATTTGCATTCAAATGCACTCAGACAAAGATTCGCGAAAATGGGTAAC gATGACAAAActcatatatattacgttagTCCTCTCTATTATCTATGTAAGCAGAAGCAGTCAAGTTAAAGTAACATGTGGCAAGAAAGATAGCAATGACATTAAAACTGATGCGTCCGAACCTCAGAAAGAAACAAGCAAGGATTATAGAAAAACATTGCTTAATAACACTCTCAAAAACATTAGTAACactgtcaaaaatattaataaaactttgaaaaacattattaaaaaacagaaagatcgtatgaaaaactttgaaatggacaaaatatatataaacataataatggACAAAtcaagtataaaatatgtaag gaaaaaaacgtGA
- the LOC140662873 gene encoding uncharacterized protein isoform X5 yields the protein MSDTSDSSKQENYKRATIGNIFTSTPIDNAPTKRRYYTSSLSRIGTSSSSGDRIEGKSDSQIAKKPVKKRKNVSKNKSKKDKEKVISLNDTKQVTSTEWATESEESIKEVLSASRESIPKENDVSINLFDDPCTPEKIRDAPITCESPLHESDSPILFSSRRFRSAIKRYNIASDKLLPVNIPSSEVWNSKETDLEDEIILNRTNNVKTYTDSTEKHAGFNAKKNSPNSLGIFWNATYPPECLSLSDLLWEEFVKKNREEMPQSIIASVSTQLSARKYNSEFLRKYPDIPPKFLDDSDPAGTICIQMHSDKDSRKWDDKTHIYYVSPLYYLCKQKQSS from the exons ATGTCAGATACGTCTGATTCATCTAAGCAAGAAAACTATAAACGTGCTACCATCGGTAATATATTCACAAGTACACCAATCGACAATGCACCCACAAAAAGGCGTTATTATACTTCGTCTTTATCTCGAATCGGTACGAGTTCTTCAAGCGGAGACAGGATCGAAGGCAAATCAGACTCGCAGATAGCAA AGAAGccagtaaaaaaaagaaaaaatgtttcgaaaaataaaagtaaaaaagataagGAAAAGGTGATTTCATTGAATGATACTAAACAAGTAACGAGTACCGAATGGGCCACCGAATCGGAAGAGTCCATCAAGGAAGTTTTATCAGCTTCAAGAGAATCTATCCCGAAGGAAAACGatgtttctataaatttgTTCGACGATCCGTGTACGCCGGAGAAAATTCGGGACGCACCGATTACGTGTGAATCCCCTCTGCACGAATCCGACTCACCAATTCTATTTTCATCTAGAAGATTTCGTTCAgctattaaaagatataatatcgCGTCCGATAAATTGTTACCGGTGAATATACCATCGTCGGAAGTATGGAATTCAAAGGAAACGGATTTGGAAGATGAAATAATACtca atCGCACAAACAACGTGAAAACATATACAGATTCTACAGAAAAACACGCAGGATttaacgcaaaaaaaaattcaccaAATTCGTTAGGAATTTTTTGGAACGCCACATATCCTCCGGAATGCTTATCATTGAGCGATTTACTGTGGGAGGAGTTTGTGAAAAAGAATCGCGAAGAGATGCCTCAATCTATAATAGCATCAGTTTCCACGCAATTATCAGCTAGAAAGTACAACTCGGAGTTTTTGCGCAAATATCCTGATATTCCTCCGAAATTTCTAGATGATTCAGATCCAGCAGGAACGATTTGCATTCAAATGCACTCAGACAAAGATTCGCGAAAATGG gATGACAAAActcatatatattacgttagTCCTCTCTATTATCTATGTAAGCAGAAGCAGTCAAGTTAA
- the LOC140662873 gene encoding uncharacterized protein isoform X1 codes for MSDTSDSSKQENYKRATIGNIFTSTPIDNAPTKRRYYTSSLSRIGTSSSSGDRIEGKSDSQIAKKPVKKRKNVSKNKSKKDKEKVISLNDTKQVTSTEWATESEESIKEVLSASRESIPKENDVSINLFDDPCTPEKIRDAPITCESPLHESDSPILFSSRRFRSAIKRYNIASDKLLPVNIPSSEVWNSKETDLEDEIILNRTNNVKTYTDSTEKHAGFNAKKNSPNSLGIFWNATYPPECLSLSDLLWEEFVKKNREEMPQSIIASVSTQLSARKYNSEFLRKYPDIPPKFLDDSDPAGTICIQMHSDKDSRKWVTMTKLIYITLVLSIIYVSRSSQVKVTCGKKDSNDIKTDASEPQKETSKDYRKTLLNNTLKNISNTVKNINKTLKNIIKKQKDRMKNFEMDKIYINIIMDKSSIKYVRYETAFLIYIVISFVLLFYLMLFICQCILQYIEPNIAFMHYVDKRKKT; via the exons ATGTCAGATACGTCTGATTCATCTAAGCAAGAAAACTATAAACGTGCTACCATCGGTAATATATTCACAAGTACACCAATCGACAATGCACCCACAAAAAGGCGTTATTATACTTCGTCTTTATCTCGAATCGGTACGAGTTCTTCAAGCGGAGACAGGATCGAAGGCAAATCAGACTCGCAGATAGCAA AGAAGccagtaaaaaaaagaaaaaatgtttcgaaaaataaaagtaaaaaagataagGAAAAGGTGATTTCATTGAATGATACTAAACAAGTAACGAGTACCGAATGGGCCACCGAATCGGAAGAGTCCATCAAGGAAGTTTTATCAGCTTCAAGAGAATCTATCCCGAAGGAAAACGatgtttctataaatttgTTCGACGATCCGTGTACGCCGGAGAAAATTCGGGACGCACCGATTACGTGTGAATCCCCTCTGCACGAATCCGACTCACCAATTCTATTTTCATCTAGAAGATTTCGTTCAgctattaaaagatataatatcgCGTCCGATAAATTGTTACCGGTGAATATACCATCGTCGGAAGTATGGAATTCAAAGGAAACGGATTTGGAAGATGAAATAATACtca atCGCACAAACAACGTGAAAACATATACAGATTCTACAGAAAAACACGCAGGATttaacgcaaaaaaaaattcaccaAATTCGTTAGGAATTTTTTGGAACGCCACATATCCTCCGGAATGCTTATCATTGAGCGATTTACTGTGGGAGGAGTTTGTGAAAAAGAATCGCGAAGAGATGCCTCAATCTATAATAGCATCAGTTTCCACGCAATTATCAGCTAGAAAGTACAACTCGGAGTTTTTGCGCAAATATCCTGATATTCCTCCGAAATTTCTAGATGATTCAGATCCAGCAGGAACGATTTGCATTCAAATGCACTCAGACAAAGATTCGCGAAAATGGGTAAC gATGACAAAActcatatatattacgttagTCCTCTCTATTATCTATGTAAGCAGAAGCAGTCAAGTTAAAGTAACATGTGGCAAGAAAGATAGCAATGACATTAAAACTGATGCGTCCGAACCTCAGAAAGAAACAAGCAAGGATTATAGAAAAACATTGCTTAATAACACTCTCAAAAACATTAGTAACactgtcaaaaatattaataaaactttgaaaaacattattaaaaaacagaaagatcgtatgaaaaactttgaaatggacaaaatatatataaacataataatggACAAAtcaagtataaaatatgtaaggtACGAGaccgcatttttaatatatattgttataagttttgttttacttttctatttaatgttatttatatgtcaatgtattttacaatatattgagCCAAATATTGCGTTTATGCATTATGttgataaaaggaaaaaaacgtGA
- the LOC140662873 gene encoding uncharacterized protein isoform X6 — protein sequence MSDTSDSSKQENYKRATIGNIFTSTPIDNAPTKRRYYTSSLSRIGTSSSSGDRIEGKSDSQIAKKPVKKRKNVSKNKSKKDKEKVISLNDTKQVTSTEWATESEESIKEVLSASRESIPKENDVSINLFDDPCTPEKIRDAPITCESPLHESDSPILFSSRRFRSAIKRYNIASDKLLPVNIPSSEVWNSKETDLEDEIILNRTNNVKTYTDSTEKHAGFNAKKNSPNSLGIFWNATYPPECLSLSDLLWEEFVKKNREEMPQSIIASVSTQLSARKYNSEFLRKYPDIPPKFLDDSDPAGTICIQMHSDKDSRKWVTYIYLYSNHQGSSFY from the exons ATGTCAGATACGTCTGATTCATCTAAGCAAGAAAACTATAAACGTGCTACCATCGGTAATATATTCACAAGTACACCAATCGACAATGCACCCACAAAAAGGCGTTATTATACTTCGTCTTTATCTCGAATCGGTACGAGTTCTTCAAGCGGAGACAGGATCGAAGGCAAATCAGACTCGCAGATAGCAA AGAAGccagtaaaaaaaagaaaaaatgtttcgaaaaataaaagtaaaaaagataagGAAAAGGTGATTTCATTGAATGATACTAAACAAGTAACGAGTACCGAATGGGCCACCGAATCGGAAGAGTCCATCAAGGAAGTTTTATCAGCTTCAAGAGAATCTATCCCGAAGGAAAACGatgtttctataaatttgTTCGACGATCCGTGTACGCCGGAGAAAATTCGGGACGCACCGATTACGTGTGAATCCCCTCTGCACGAATCCGACTCACCAATTCTATTTTCATCTAGAAGATTTCGTTCAgctattaaaagatataatatcgCGTCCGATAAATTGTTACCGGTGAATATACCATCGTCGGAAGTATGGAATTCAAAGGAAACGGATTTGGAAGATGAAATAATACtca atCGCACAAACAACGTGAAAACATATACAGATTCTACAGAAAAACACGCAGGATttaacgcaaaaaaaaattcaccaAATTCGTTAGGAATTTTTTGGAACGCCACATATCCTCCGGAATGCTTATCATTGAGCGATTTACTGTGGGAGGAGTTTGTGAAAAAGAATCGCGAAGAGATGCCTCAATCTATAATAGCATCAGTTTCCACGCAATTATCAGCTAGAAAGTACAACTCGGAGTTTTTGCGCAAATATCCTGATATTCCTCCGAAATTTCTAGATGATTCAGATCCAGCAGGAACGATTTGCATTCAAATGCACTCAGACAAAGATTCGCGAAAATGGGTAAC gtacatatatttatattctaatcaTCAAGGTTCTTCTttctattaa
- the LOC140662873 gene encoding uncharacterized protein isoform X2: protein MSDTSDSSKQENYKRATIGNIFTSTPIDNAPTKRRYYTSSLSRIGTSSSSGDRIEGKSDSQIAKKPVKKRKNVSKNKSKKDKEKVISLNDTKQVTSTEWATESEESIKEVLSASRESIPKENDVSINLFDDPCTPEKIRDAPITCESPLHESDSPILFSSRRFRSAIKRYNIASDKLLPVNIPSSEVWNSKETDLEDEIILNRTNNVKTYTDSTEKHAGFNAKKNSPNSLGIFWNATYPPECLSLSDLLWEEFVKKNREEMPQSIIASVSTQLSARKYNSEFLRKYPDIPPKFLDDSDPAGTICIQMHSDKDSRKWVTMTKLIYITLVLSIIYVSRSSQVKVTCGKKDSNDIKTDASEPQKETSKDYRKTLLNNTLKNISNTVKNINKTLKNIIKKQKDRMKNFEMDKIYINIIMDKSSIKYVRSKSSNLSYKSFFGYVQ from the exons ATGTCAGATACGTCTGATTCATCTAAGCAAGAAAACTATAAACGTGCTACCATCGGTAATATATTCACAAGTACACCAATCGACAATGCACCCACAAAAAGGCGTTATTATACTTCGTCTTTATCTCGAATCGGTACGAGTTCTTCAAGCGGAGACAGGATCGAAGGCAAATCAGACTCGCAGATAGCAA AGAAGccagtaaaaaaaagaaaaaatgtttcgaaaaataaaagtaaaaaagataagGAAAAGGTGATTTCATTGAATGATACTAAACAAGTAACGAGTACCGAATGGGCCACCGAATCGGAAGAGTCCATCAAGGAAGTTTTATCAGCTTCAAGAGAATCTATCCCGAAGGAAAACGatgtttctataaatttgTTCGACGATCCGTGTACGCCGGAGAAAATTCGGGACGCACCGATTACGTGTGAATCCCCTCTGCACGAATCCGACTCACCAATTCTATTTTCATCTAGAAGATTTCGTTCAgctattaaaagatataatatcgCGTCCGATAAATTGTTACCGGTGAATATACCATCGTCGGAAGTATGGAATTCAAAGGAAACGGATTTGGAAGATGAAATAATACtca atCGCACAAACAACGTGAAAACATATACAGATTCTACAGAAAAACACGCAGGATttaacgcaaaaaaaaattcaccaAATTCGTTAGGAATTTTTTGGAACGCCACATATCCTCCGGAATGCTTATCATTGAGCGATTTACTGTGGGAGGAGTTTGTGAAAAAGAATCGCGAAGAGATGCCTCAATCTATAATAGCATCAGTTTCCACGCAATTATCAGCTAGAAAGTACAACTCGGAGTTTTTGCGCAAATATCCTGATATTCCTCCGAAATTTCTAGATGATTCAGATCCAGCAGGAACGATTTGCATTCAAATGCACTCAGACAAAGATTCGCGAAAATGGGTAAC gATGACAAAActcatatatattacgttagTCCTCTCTATTATCTATGTAAGCAGAAGCAGTCAAGTTAAAGTAACATGTGGCAAGAAAGATAGCAATGACATTAAAACTGATGCGTCCGAACCTCAGAAAGAAACAAGCAAGGATTATAGAAAAACATTGCTTAATAACACTCTCAAAAACATTAGTAACactgtcaaaaatattaataaaactttgaaaaacattattaaaaaacagaaagatcgtatgaaaaactttgaaatggacaaaatatatataaacataataatggACAAAtcaagtataaaatatgtaag gTCAAAATCTTCTAACTTATCTTACAAAAGCTTCTTTGGATATGTTCAGTAA